The following is a genomic window from Pedobacter sp. KBS0701.
ATAACCATAAAGTAAAAACGGCAACAGGTATTATTTTTAAGCCGGTTGCTGAAAGCATAAAAGAAATTACCCAACATTTAAGATAATGCCCAAACAGAAAGCTTATTACATCATCGATTTTGATAGTACCTTTACACAGGTAGAAGCACTTGATGAACTTGCCCGAATTTCGCTAAAGAACCACCCGGATAAAGAGGCAATTTTCCAAAAAATAGAAGATTATACCAATTTTGCCATGGAAGGAAAACTTTCCTTCTCTGAAAGTTTAGCACAACGTGTTAAGCTGCTTGAAGCCAATGAAGATCATTTAAAACAGCTCATTAAACATTTAAAAAAGAAAGTATCTACTTCCTTTTCGCGTAATGCCGAGTTTTTTAAGAAACATGCCGATGAGGTATTGATAGTCTCTGGCGGCTTTAAGGAATTTATTACCCCTGTAGTAAGCCAATACCACATCAAAAAGGAAAATATTTATGCCAATACCTTTGTAACCACCGGAGATGGCAAAATTATTGACTACGATCATGCTAATCCTTTAAGTGAAGAGGGTGGTAAAGTAAAATTACTTCAGCATTTAAAACTCGAAGGCGAGTTATTTGGTATAGGTGATGGTTATTCTGATTTCCAGTTACGCGAAAGCGGTATCATCAATAAGTTTTTTGCATTTACGGAGAATATTGCCCGCGAAAGCATTGTTTCCAAAGCAGACCATGTAACACCAAGTTTCGACGAGTTTTTGTACGTAAATGATCTGCCGCGTGCAATTTCCTACCCTAAAAATAGAATCCTTTGCCTGGTAATTGGTGAGGTTAACCCGGTAACCATTTCTATCCTTAAAAATGATGGTTTATCAATTAGGCACAAAACCTCTTTTGAAGATAAATACGTAAAAGATGTGGGAATTATCCTTTTAGCTGATGGCGAAAAAATAAGCAATGAACAGTTAAAAAACGCTGCTAAGCTGAAAACTATTGGATATTTAGGTAATGCAAAAAATAAAATAGACCTGGGTTTGTGTACAAAACAAGGTATTGTTGTTTTTGATGACCCGAAAAACAATCCGCGCAACATCAATTTTATCCCGAAAAGGGTAGCCGATTTTATGAATACCGGAGCAACATATTTGAGCAGTAATTTTCCAAATTTGCAATTGCCAAAAATTGAGAAATCGCACCGTTTAATCCATATTCACAAAAACGTTCCGGGTATTATGGCAAAAATCAATACTGTTTTCGCCAAACACGATATTAATATTGTGAGCCAGTTTTTAATGACCAATCCTGAGATTGGTTATGCCATTACCGATATCAATGCACAGTACGATAAACAACTATTTAAATCGCTTAAAAAGATCGAACAAACAATAAAATTTAGGGTGCTGTATTAATAGTCGTATATCGAAGGCTTTGACAACCTTATAGGCTATTTGCCAGTAGGTTGTCAAAGCTTTTTATAGCTGATTTTTAGTATATTGGTTTATGCAATATTTTTATGGCAAAAACCGAACATTACTATACTAAATTTGAAGAAGGAAAATTCTATCACATTTATAACCGATCTATAGATAGGCAACCACTTTTTAAATCTGATGCCAATTATAGATTTTTTCTCCAAGAAATTTGATCATACCTTTCAAAGGTTTTAGATGTTTATGCTTTTTGTTTATTAGGGAATCATTTTCATCTGCTAATCCAGGTTAAAGAAAGTTTAGCTTCTATTGACCCAAATGGTGATTTTTCATTACATGATATTGTAAGCAAACAATTTAGAATATTTTTTAATCCTATGCGTTAGCATTTAATATTCAGCATAAAAGAATAGGAACATTATTTCAGACACCATTTAAACGCGCTGAGATAAATGATGATTTTTATTTAAGTAGACTCATTTATTATATTCATGCAAATCCTCAAAAGCATAACCTTATATCTGATTTCAGAGATTGGAAATGGAGTTCTTATAAGCGTATTTTATTGGAAACTGATATCAAACTAAAAAAGCAAGAAGTATTGGACTGGTTTGGCGGGAAAGCAGAGTATTTAAAATTTCATTCTGATATTCATGGGGCTATATTATTCGATGAGCTTTGACAACCTTACTTTGTAGAGCACTAGAAGGTTTTCAAAGCCAATTTGGTGGAATAACAGAATACCTAAAATTTTTATTCAGACATCAGGAAGCTATATTATTCGATGAACTTTGACAACCTTACTTTGTAGAGCACTAGAAGGTTTTCAAAGCCAATTTGGTGGAATAACAGAATACCTAAAATTTTTATTCAGACATCAGGAAGCTATATTATTCGATGAACTTTGACAACCTTACAGGCCTCTTGTTGAGAAGGTTGTCAAAGCGACTTCAAAAACTGGTACCTCTTCAACAATAAATGTTTTGGAGCACCAACGGTTTGCGATCTGTAAATCCCGGTATGACCCGAAAATAGGTAAGCGGTAACGCAGGCTAATGCAATATAAATGCCCGATGCTGTACCAAACAGTTCTATGCCCATAAAAATACAGGCCAATGGTGTGTTCGCTGCCCCTGCAAATACTGCTACAAAGCCCATTCCCGCCAATAAGCCAAAAGGCAAGGGAATAAACAAACTTAAAAAACTACCGAGTGTAGCCCCGATAAAAAATAGTGGAGTTACTTCGCCGCCTTTAAAACCTGCGCTAAGGGTAAGTGTGGTTAAAAATAATTTTATGACGAAAGTGTAATAAGCTTCCTGTTTTATAAAAGATTCTGAAATAACCGGAATACCCAGTCCTATGTATCGTGTATTTCCGATCAGGTAAATAATGAACACTAAAATTATTCCGCCAATAAATGGGCGTAATGGTGGATATTTAATTTTGGCAAAAAGGCTGGATAGCACATGGGTTAATGCAGAAAAGCTCCGCGCCGTAAGACCAAACAATATTCCTGCACCTAAAGATAACAATAGGTTTATCGAATCCACTTCTGGTACAGTGGCTATAGAATAATGGGTATGACTAACTCCCCAGACATTGCAGGCGTAATTGGCAATAATTGCCGTTATAAATGAAGGAAGAATTGAACTGTAAGTTAAACTTCCAATCACAAAAACCTCCAATCCGAATACGGCGCCCGCCAATGGTGTTCCAAAAACAGAAGCAAAACCGGCGCTGATTCCGCAGATGAGGATCACTTTCCGATCTCTGGCTTTAAGTTTAAACAGTTTCGTAAACTGGTCGGCAAAGGCCCCTCCAATTTGCACCGCTGTGCCCTCTCTTCCAGCCGATCCGCCAAATAAATGGGTTATAATCGTGCCGGCAAAAATGAGCGGTGCCATAATCAGCGGAATTACATTCTTGGGCGATTGTAATTCCTCAATCAAAAGATTGTTCCCTTTAACAACCTTTGCACCCCAATAATGGTAAGCCAAACCAATGATTATACCAGCAGTTGGTAAAAAAGCGATAATCCAGACGTGTTGCTCACGATAATTAGTTGCCCAATTTAAAGTTTCTAAAAACAGCGCAGAGGCGGAGCCAATAATCCCCCCCAATATTGCAGAGATCAGTAGCCACTTTAAAGTGCTCATTAAGAGTAATCCGAAGTCGAATTTAATAAAGTGTTTGATAGACAGAAGAAATCCTTCTGTTAGTTTTTTAACAGGCATTTGTATTCAATTTTAAATAAAAATCGTAGGAGTCATCAGCCTGTTTGGGCGGTTTTGGCGGTACCCCATCGCCATTGTTCCAAATGTATAAAATTTAGACATTTGTTGCAAAATCTTTATCACCTTTGTGCAGCTAACTTTAAACCATGGATTTTACACCAGAAATAAAAGACAAACTACACCAACTACAGGAAAAGTATACAGCAATGGGGCAAGATATGGCATCATACCTCGATGGACTTCTGTATGCCGATTTCTTAACCTATTGGGATTACATCCATTTGGATACTTTGCTGAGCTTGCAGAGCCCTAAAACGCCAATACCTGATGAGGAGATTTTTATCATGTACCATCAGATTACCGAACTTT
Proteins encoded in this region:
- a CDS encoding HAD-IB family phosphatase — translated: MPKQKAYYIIDFDSTFTQVEALDELARISLKNHPDKEAIFQKIEDYTNFAMEGKLSFSESLAQRVKLLEANEDHLKQLIKHLKKKVSTSFSRNAEFFKKHADEVLIVSGGFKEFITPVVSQYHIKKENIYANTFVTTGDGKIIDYDHANPLSEEGGKVKLLQHLKLEGELFGIGDGYSDFQLRESGIINKFFAFTENIARESIVSKADHVTPSFDEFLYVNDLPRAISYPKNRILCLVIGEVNPVTISILKNDGLSIRHKTSFEDKYVKDVGIILLADGEKISNEQLKNAAKLKTIGYLGNAKNKIDLGLCTKQGIVVFDDPKNNPRNINFIPKRVADFMNTGATYLSSNFPNLQLPKIEKSHRLIHIHKNVPGIMAKINTVFAKHDINIVSQFLMTNPEIGYAITDINAQYDKQLFKSLKKIEQTIKFRVLY
- a CDS encoding voltage-gated chloride channel family protein, producing MPVKKLTEGFLLSIKHFIKFDFGLLLMSTLKWLLISAILGGIIGSASALFLETLNWATNYREQHVWIIAFLPTAGIIIGLAYHYWGAKVVKGNNLLIEELQSPKNVIPLIMAPLIFAGTIITHLFGGSAGREGTAVQIGGAFADQFTKLFKLKARDRKVILICGISAGFASVFGTPLAGAVFGLEVFVIGSLTYSSILPSFITAIIANYACNVWGVSHTHYSIATVPEVDSINLLLSLGAGILFGLTARSFSALTHVLSSLFAKIKYPPLRPFIGGIILVFIIYLIGNTRYIGLGIPVISESFIKQEAYYTFVIKLFLTTLTLSAGFKGGEVTPLFFIGATLGSFLSLFIPLPFGLLAGMGFVAVFAGAANTPLACIFMGIELFGTASGIYIALACVTAYLFSGHTGIYRSQTVGAPKHLLLKRYQFLKSL